In Aquipuribacter nitratireducens, the following proteins share a genomic window:
- the otsB gene encoding trehalose-phosphatase, producing the protein MSVAPDVEAALQGLVGRTPLLLALDFDGVCAPLVDDPEAARALPGTASVVAELAALDGVEVAMVSGRSLASLTHVSQAPAGVLLVGGHGAETGDGVVLPDDAAALLETITAEVEAIVAGADGTSVEHKPTSVVLHTRRADDEATASAQRAVLDGPGARDGVRVRPGHEVVELSVVTADKGQALRALRDRVGASAAVYVGDDVTDEDAFAVLDQESGDVAVKVGSGETRARLRVESPEDVTELLERLLDLLRTGHRG; encoded by the coding sequence GTGAGCGTCGCCCCGGACGTCGAGGCCGCGCTGCAGGGGCTCGTCGGGCGCACGCCGCTGCTGCTCGCCCTCGACTTCGACGGCGTGTGCGCGCCGCTGGTCGACGACCCCGAGGCCGCTCGCGCCCTGCCCGGCACCGCGTCCGTCGTCGCCGAGCTCGCGGCGCTCGACGGGGTCGAGGTCGCGATGGTGTCGGGCCGCTCGCTCGCGAGCCTCACGCACGTCTCGCAGGCGCCGGCCGGGGTGCTGCTCGTCGGTGGGCACGGGGCCGAGACCGGTGACGGGGTCGTCCTGCCCGACGACGCGGCGGCGTTGCTGGAGACCATCACCGCCGAGGTCGAGGCGATCGTCGCCGGTGCCGACGGGACGTCGGTCGAGCACAAGCCGACGTCCGTCGTCCTCCACACCCGACGCGCGGACGACGAGGCGACCGCGAGCGCGCAGCGGGCCGTGCTCGACGGGCCGGGCGCCCGCGACGGCGTCCGCGTGCGGCCGGGTCACGAGGTCGTCGAGCTGTCCGTCGTGACGGCCGACAAGGGCCAGGCGCTGCGGGCGCTGCGGGACCGGGTGGGCGCGTCGGCCGCCGTGTACGTCGGCGACGACGTGACGGACGAGGACGCGTTCGCCGTGCTCGACCAGGAGTCCGGCGACGTCGCGGTGAAGGTCGGGTCGGGGGAGACCCGGGCACGGCTGCGGGTGGAGTCCCCGGAGGACGTCACCGAGCTGCTCGAGCGCCTTCTCGACCTGCTACGAACCGGTCACCGGGGGTAG
- a CDS encoding nuclear transport factor 2 family protein, which produces MDADARAAIDLLLSESQINRLVREYCHGVDKRDADRFMAVWAEDAVWQVGPEQVFRGHTAILDGAQRQWDAFGQMHHWAANVVIDIEPGEDRATGESDVDVTVEMVDGRWVRGGGTYRDQYVREHGQWKIARREAVAHFHLYGESADIR; this is translated from the coding sequence GTGGACGCCGACGCCCGAGCCGCCATCGACCTGCTGCTGAGCGAGTCGCAGATCAACCGGCTCGTGCGCGAGTACTGCCACGGAGTCGACAAGCGCGACGCGGACCGCTTCATGGCCGTGTGGGCCGAGGACGCCGTGTGGCAGGTCGGTCCCGAGCAGGTGTTCCGCGGCCACACCGCGATCCTCGACGGCGCCCAGCGGCAGTGGGACGCCTTCGGCCAGATGCACCACTGGGCCGCCAACGTCGTCATCGACATCGAGCCCGGCGAGGACCGCGCGACGGGGGAGAGCGACGTCGACGTCACCGTCGAGATGGTCGACGGGCGCTGGGTGCGTGGCGGCGGCACCTACCGCGACCAGTACGTGCGGGAACACGGGCAGTGGAAGATCGCGCGGCGCGAGGCGGTCGCGCACTTCCACCTCTACGGCGAGAGCGCCGACATCCGCTAG